The genomic region taATGAATTTTGATTTAAAACATATTCTCTACATTCAGCAGAATCACCTGCAATATTTCCTAAAGCCCAAACGGCTTGTTCACACACATCTTCTTTTTCACTACTTAATAACCTAACAAGGTGAGGAACAGCATTATTATCGATGACTACCTTAGTTTGTTCTTGTGATCCTGATGCAATATTAGTTATAACCCAAGCTGCCTCAAATTGTAAATCAgttttatcatcatattttaaaaattctACAATATAAGGAACAACACCTGAATTTATAACTTCTTGTATTGGTGGCCCTTTTTCtatagataataattttcttaATTCTCTCGTACTATTTAATTGTGTTACATATTCATTAGATCTTACACCTATAGCTAATGTGGGAATTTTCTTTAACATTTCTAATGTGTTTGAACTATTATTTGATGAAGTGTTATATATCGAATCATTAGTTGAATCATTTTGATTTCCTTTTGCGTAATTAAGgttatatgtattattcTCTTCAAATCCTATATTAGCCATTACCATAGCTCTTTTACTTTCTAATTGACATTCTCTTTGTTGTTTTCTTATCTGAACTACCAAATCTTCTCTTTTCCTTCTTGTGTCATCAcaattctttttaaattcttTTCTTCTAGCTTCTATTCTCCTATCCATTTTTGctattgtattatatatataatatattttacaataaaaataataagaacGAATAagattaatatatataagaagaaaaatatatatatatatatatatatatatacacaatatgtattttaaatcttattataaattatattgtaaacataaaaaattgaggattaaataaataaaaaaaaaaaaaaaaaaaaaaaaaaaaaaaaaaaaaaaaaacatatatatgataaataataataNNNNNNNNNNNNNNNNNNNNNNNNNNNNNNNNNNNNNNNNNNNNNNNNNNNNNNNNNNNNNNNNNNNNNNNNNNNNNNNNNNNNNNNNNNNNNNNNNNNNaaaaattatatatatatattatatatatatataaagtgttatttatatttatatacatatttatggaagtatttttataattccttttttttttttttcttatattatatatttataaatatatatattttatattatcttaATAATACTATAGAAAAAACTACAAAtttgattttttatatatattttaagagaagaaattaaattgtataaaaagatgttttataaaaaaaattacaaaataataagttttttttttttttttcttttattattattattatatgaagtagtttaaaaaatacaaaagaaagaaaaatcataataaaaGGGCATACCAtcatttttacatattttttaccctgtccatatattttaatatgcatatatatatatatatatatatatatatatttatttatctgTCAATACGttaagaaattataaaattccaattatataatacagGATAATAAACACTACAAATAGGAAagtttttttaaaatatatttttattgtacCACTAAccatataatatgaatatatattttttttaaagtgTGTATAGGTTTTCCTATTTATTCTTATctgtatataataaaaagtttagttaaaaaaataatgcacatcctttttttttattttacatataaagtttttataatttttgaatcttctatgaataaataaaatccttatataaatcaaatgatgtgaagaaaaaaaaaaaaaaaaaaatattttctttttaatatttttttttgtaaagAGTGATATATGTttgataaattataaaaattaataggagtcaaaaaaaagaaaaaaaaaaaaaaattaattttacaaaagatataatatatgtgtaaaatatttataaactGTTCACAgatgatgatatataaaagcatatatatatataattatttaatatgcatatttgtatttacataaaacaaaattgttattaattatttcttgtcattatataaataataaataaagatttgtacttttttttttttttctttttttttttttttctataatttaattatgtTTTGGTGTACAATAAATTGAATAGataaattttaaaacatgtaatttatttggtaagaaaaaaaaaatatattatatataaatatatatatatatatatatatatatatatatatatatatatatatatgcgTTAATAAGggtaaaaataatatatataataatattatgtaaggtggatattttttattaaaaactaattatataataaaatggataacacatatgtatatatatatatatatatattatttatatattattattattcttttaacTTTATTCACGTGAAACAAAAGATTTTACCGATTCCGTTTTTAAGgtatatgaatttttttttttattatttgtatagGAATCTTTGGAAATACTAACTGAATTACGTTCATATGGAGAATCatgatttttattattagtttttacttttttttcatatttatcatttttataatttttttttctatcattatatttattagaATAATCATACCTTGACTCTGAAAAAGATTTAGAATGATTTCTCCTTGTATCTTTTTTATGGTAATTATGATAGTTATCATCCTTATTATTTCttgaatatttataatcTTTTTCATGGTCCAATGATCTATCTCTATGATTTACTAATCTTCTCTCTTCATAAGATTTATTGTTAAATTtacttttataattatccGCATATTTATAATCATCTTGTTTATGTGATATTCTACTATGTTTAGAATAATAAGGCATTTTATCCTTTACATTGTCATATGGTTTTCTATAATCATTATTAGGATGATATTTCgatgatatatttatatgattatcatatattttgctatctttatgtttatatgaTTTGTTGAAATCGTCTGtatgatgataatttttattatcatctgTTCGATGATAgtttgtatttttttcttctctATATGATTTGaaatctttattattataattatcattattattataagtaTTGTAGTTGctatattttcttttattataatattctttatcatataaatcatgtttattatatttatttttttcatcataataGTTATAAAGATCTTCTCTTTtactatattttttgttatctCCTACATAAccatcattatatttactaCTATATTTTCtcatgttattattattattataatatttatcatcatttttatctgCATATTTATCTGAAAATTTATCTCTATATTTATCTGGAAATTTATCTCTATATTTATCTGCATATTTATCTTCataatttcttcttttataatttctatCTTCTTCAGCATACGATGGATGTTTCCCTTTtctatcattattatattctttaacAGGATAATGATAATTGGTGTTATCTTTATTCTGATAATCGttatatttcctttttttgttttcatAGTATTTATTGCTTTCATGCTctgttttattattaatagaTGAGTTTTGCGATGTTCTTCTATTACTTCTCCTACTTGACACTTTAAAGGTTGAATTACTTTCACTtcctttttcattttttgtgtttttctctttttcataatcagatatatcatcattataatcAACGTCATATATGTCAGGTTTATCAAAAGATTTACTTGCTGATTTGGTAactttatcatttttaagATTCCCATTTTTTGTGGAACCTTCGATACttcttttatatgattCTTCATTTGTTTTATGTTCATCATTTGTTTTGTTCTCATAATTACTTGTTTCatcttcattttgtttCTTTTGTTCATTATCGATATGTTCTTGAGTATTTTTGTGTtcatcttctttttttttatatctatCATAATCTTTCATATTCCCTTCACCTCTTGTTCTTCTATCTCTTGGGGAGAATGATCGACTATTACGTCgattataattatttctttttatcaTATCACTTGGAGAgtaatttctttttcctATAGCAGCATTATgaatattcttataatatttatttttattatcataataatttagattttttctataatatTGATTTTTGGAATACATAAAATTGTGGTTATGactatttttatatttatacgAATTGTTTctataataatgatgagAAAATTTCctatcattattattataattatgatctttatcatatttatatttagaaaaataatttcttttattgtcattatcatatttcttatatttcAAATTCTCAAGATCTTCTTTAgaatctttttttttatttcgatcattattatgttcTTTGATATTATGATCAGATTCATATTTAAAGACACGAATgttatcttcattattttcttcttttttacAAGTTGCTTCATCCCATTTTTGTTTCTTGTTATTTACATTATCgttattcatattatcttttaaatattcattcttatattttgaCAAGGACTGACAAAAATCGACGTGAATTCTTCTATCATCAATTACAACATTATCCATTTCAAAATAAGCATTTAAACaatcttcttttttttcaaattcAATAAATCCATATTGTAATGAATTATTAGTAACTTTAtctttaataattttacatgattttatatttccgaatcttgaaaaaattattttcaaatCTTCTTCTTCAGTAACTGGGTTTAATTTacatacaaataaaatattttcagGAGGTTTCATATCAGCATCAGGTATATCACCTAATATTTCTAACGTAAGGGCACTGGCTTTAGCATCCTTATCTTTTAATTCTTCTGTTATTTTCATCTCATAATTTTCATCgttattttctttattatctttttcttcattatcatcacattttccaatattatttacattttcatctttaacttcattttttttttcattctcTTCAATCTCttcatctttttcttttttactttttcGACCTCTCTTAGTTGTTGTAGTAGTATTGTTCGTCGTAGCTGTCGCACCCGTTTTCCttgtatattttctttttttcttttcttgtgttttattttttcctaCATCATATTCTTCATCCAAATTATCTTCTACAGATTTTGctttttcatctttttctttctGTTTCCTTCctcttttattattactagTTTCTTCAACTTGTTCAGTCTCTTCACATGTATTACTTCTTTCTTCTTCAAGTCTCTCTTCactttttttctttcttgaaaaattaaaaaacatattttgaaatagtcttctttaaattaataaataaagataaatatataaataaataaataaataaatatataaatatatatatatatatatatattatgtatgttctaatttttatattattttttcataatctttcaaaaaaaagaaaaataaataattcaattagaaaaaataataattaacATATGACATTTTTTCACCCttcctttattttattttaaaaatatatttttttaaatactttcatttaaaaaattgttttatatatatatacttaaaaaaaatatgttttaaatatatatatatatatgtatcatcccaaaaattatataatgtgggtaagaataaataataataaaaaaggtaaatatataatggaTAAATTTTTAggggaaaaaaatattaaaaaaaaagaaaaatagaaaaatgGTATTCTCGagatttatttatttatttattattttttttttttttttttaatattcacatgtaaaaataatatatacgAAAATTTACAAgtatgataatatttattatatataaatatataatattcataaatacataagtacatgatatatatataatatattaatatatacattaaatatatatatataatatatatatatatatatatatattaaaatagtatgtttaaaaatatttcaataaatatatatattatataaatatataatatattttataattatatttttaatattaagcgtatataaaaataattcatataaataaaagggatattcttaaaataattttatacataacatacatatatatttattatatataattatataataggctattttttatattatatataaaaat from Plasmodium reichenowi strain SY57 chromosome 8, whole genome shotgun sequence harbors:
- a CDS encoding RNA-binding protein, putative; this translates as MFFNFSRKKKSEERLEEERSNTCEETEQVEETSNNKRGRKQKEKDEKAKSVEDNLDEEYDVGKNKTQEKKKRKYTRKTGATATTNNTTTTTKRGRKSKKEKDEEIEENEKKNEVKDENVNNIGKCDDNEEKDNKENNDENYEMKITEELKDKDAKASALTLEILGDIPDADMKPPENILFVCKLNPVTEEEDLKIIFSRFGNIKSCKIIKDKVTNNSLQYGFIEFEKKEDCLNAYFEMDNVVIDDRRIHVDFCQSLSKYKNEYLKDNMNNDNVNNKKQKWDEATCKKEENNEDNIRVFKYESDHNIKEHNNDRNKKKDSKEDLENLKYKKYDNDNKRNYFSKYKYDKDHNYNNNDRKFSHHYYRNNSYKYKNSHNHNFMYSKNQYYRKNLNYYDNKNKYYKNIHNAAIGKRNYSPSDMIKRNNYNRRNSRSFSPRDRRTRGEGNMKDYDRYKKKEDEHKNTQEHIDNEQKKQNEDETSNYENKTNDEHKTNEESYKRSIEGSTKNGNLKNDKVTKSASKSFDKPDIYDVDYNDDISDYEKEKNTKNEKGSESNSTFKVSSRRSNRRTSQNSSINNKTEHESNKYYENKKRKYNDYQNKDNTNYHYPVKEYNNDRKGKHPSYAEEDRNYKRRNYEDKYADKYRDKFPDKYRDKFSDKYADKNDDKYYNNNNNMRKYSSKYNDGYVGDNKKYSKREDLYNYYDEKNKYNKHDLYDKEYYNKRKYSNYNTYNNNDNYNNKDFKSYREEKNTNYHRTDDNKNYHHTDDFNKSYKHKDSKIYDNHINISSKYHPNNDYRKPYDNVKDKMPYYSKHSRISHKQDDYKYADNYKSKFNNKSYEERRLVNHRDRSLDHEKDYKYSRNNKDDNYHNYHKKDTRRNHSKSFSESRYDYSNKYNDRKKNYKNDKYEKKVKTNNKNHDSPYERNSVSISKDSYTNNKKKNSYTLKTESVKSFVSRE